Proteins encoded in a region of the Flavobacterium sp. PMTSA4 genome:
- a CDS encoding class I SAM-dependent methyltransferase translates to MENELNKIREQQKEAWNTFSSGWKKWDDLTMEWLKPMGDEIISYIRPKNGDIILDVASGTGEPGLTIASMIGDGKLYLTDLSEDMLTIASENALNRGIRNTETIVCDVCELPFEDNTFDAISCRFGFMFFPDMLLAAKEMVRVLKPGGRIATSVWGIPEKNFWVTATMGTINRNLNLSPPPPGSPGIFRCAKDGLMHELFSEAGLKNISEKEVTSKLNSKTSDVYWNMMNEIAAPVVGALSKADDAMKRKIKEEVYQALNEKYPDGNIMIDSSATVIYGEK, encoded by the coding sequence ATGGAAAATGAACTAAACAAAATTCGCGAACAGCAGAAAGAGGCATGGAATACTTTTTCTTCTGGCTGGAAAAAATGGGATGACCTTACTATGGAATGGTTAAAACCCATGGGTGATGAAATCATCAGTTATATTCGTCCCAAAAATGGTGATATTATTTTGGATGTTGCATCAGGTACTGGCGAACCTGGATTAACCATTGCCTCTATGATTGGTGATGGAAAATTATATTTAACTGACCTTTCCGAAGACATGCTCACCATTGCAAGTGAGAACGCATTAAACAGAGGTATTAGGAATACAGAAACCATAGTGTGCGATGTTTGTGAACTTCCTTTTGAAGATAACACCTTTGATGCAATAAGCTGTAGATTTGGTTTTATGTTTTTTCCTGACATGCTTTTAGCAGCCAAAGAAATGGTTAGAGTTTTAAAACCCGGCGGTAGAATTGCCACATCAGTTTGGGGTATTCCCGAAAAAAATTTCTGGGTAACTGCTACTATGGGTACCATCAATAGAAACCTCAACCTATCGCCTCCTCCACCGGGTTCTCCAGGAATATTTCGATGTGCTAAGGATGGCTTAATGCATGAACTATTTTCAGAAGCTGGATTAAAAAATATTTCGGAAAAAGAAGTGACGAGTAAACTTAATAGCAAAACGAGTGATGTTTACTGGAATATGATGAACGAAATAGCAGCTCCTGTTGTTGGTGCGCTCAGTAAAGCTGATGATGCCATGAAAAGAAAAATAAAAGAAGAAGTTTATCAAGCATTAAATGAAAAATATCCTGATGGAAACATTATGATAGACTCTAGTGCTACTGTAATCTATGGTGAAAAATAA
- a CDS encoding glycoside hydrolase family 28 protein — MKKIVTLVLGLVLTGCNIIKAQEKYTPPPLPIIPEKTFNINDFGAVSDDTTDNTAAIQKAIDAAVAAGGGHVVLPKGTYLSGPLTFYSNLDLHLDKGAILRFLPIDRYPGGSVEGTSFISGTKLHDISITGKGTIDGQGSPWWPQYKTEGFNRPRMIVLKDCDKILIEGVKLMNSPKFHIAIGGKTTNVTVSGITVRAPSSKDPVNPSHNTDACNVTGNNILIKNCDISTGDDNYTCGGGTSNVRITGCTYGTGHGVSIGSYTKGGVKNFVVENCTFTDTDYGIRIKTDRDRGGTVENMVYRNLTMENVGMPILMYQAYNAEEKEFRDLKKITPEIAERYPAASVAELTPAYKNFVFQNIKATTKEGGRAGLVWGLPESLIEDVTFDNVVIDAQRPFGVFFAKNIKFKDCAIKTKEGLNKIEITNALLTR, encoded by the coding sequence ATGAAAAAAATAGTAACCCTTGTTCTAGGACTTGTATTAACTGGATGCAACATTATTAAAGCTCAAGAAAAATACACACCACCACCATTGCCTATAATTCCTGAGAAAACGTTTAACATTAATGATTTTGGCGCGGTTAGCGATGATACTACCGATAATACTGCTGCCATTCAGAAAGCCATAGATGCTGCTGTTGCAGCTGGTGGCGGACATGTAGTTCTACCTAAAGGAACTTATCTCTCGGGACCATTAACGTTTTACAGCAATCTTGATTTACATTTAGACAAAGGTGCAATCCTTCGTTTTCTTCCAATAGACCGTTATCCTGGTGGATCAGTGGAAGGAACCAGTTTCATTAGCGGAACAAAACTTCACGATATTTCAATAACCGGAAAAGGAACCATTGATGGGCAAGGAAGTCCATGGTGGCCACAATACAAAACTGAAGGTTTCAATCGTCCTAGAATGATTGTTTTAAAAGACTGTGATAAAATTTTGATTGAAGGCGTTAAATTGATGAACTCGCCTAAATTCCATATTGCCATTGGCGGTAAAACAACTAATGTAACTGTTAGCGGTATTACCGTAAGAGCTCCTTCTTCAAAAGACCCAGTAAATCCAAGTCACAATACTGATGCTTGTAATGTTACTGGAAACAACATTTTAATTAAGAACTGTGACATTAGCACGGGAGATGATAACTACACTTGTGGTGGTGGAACATCAAATGTTAGAATTACGGGTTGCACGTATGGAACAGGCCATGGGGTTTCTATTGGTAGTTATACCAAAGGAGGAGTTAAAAACTTTGTAGTTGAAAATTGTACGTTCACAGATACTGATTACGGAATCAGAATCAAAACCGACCGCGACCGTGGTGGAACTGTTGAAAACATGGTTTACCGTAACCTTACTATGGAGAATGTAGGTATGCCTATCCTTATGTACCAAGCTTATAATGCAGAAGAAAAAGAATTTAGAGATTTGAAAAAAATAACTCCTGAAATTGCCGAAAGATATCCTGCAGCTTCAGTAGCAGAACTAACTCCTGCTTATAAAAACTTTGTGTTTCAAAACATAAAAGCCACTACAAAAGAAGGTGGCCGTGCAGGTTTAGTTTGGGGTTTACCTGAATCACTAATTGAGGATGTTACATTTGACAATGTTGTTATCGATGCACAAAGACCATTTGGAGTCTTTTTTGCAAAAAACATTAAATTTAAAGATTGTGCCATCAAAACCAAAGAAGGTTTAAACAAAATAGAAATCACTAATGCTTTATTGACAAGATAA
- a CDS encoding cupin domain-containing protein yields the protein MKISKESIEVKMQIPGAIVRQRTDFGDASGLGKISGEYFSLSAGVDTTPLFIGLEGNLCQCPHWGFLLSGQVTTTDVNGEKETVNANDLFYWPPGHNVSVNQDAEIIMFSPQKVHTHVINHMIEMVK from the coding sequence ATGAAAATTTCAAAAGAAAGTATTGAAGTAAAAATGCAAATTCCGGGAGCAATCGTTAGACAAAGAACTGATTTTGGTGATGCCAGTGGATTAGGAAAAATTAGTGGAGAATATTTCAGTCTTTCAGCTGGAGTAGATACTACACCTTTGTTCATCGGATTAGAAGGCAACTTATGCCAATGTCCTCATTGGGGTTTTCTTTTGAGTGGTCAAGTTACCACTACTGATGTTAATGGCGAAAAAGAAACGGTCAATGCAAACGATTTGTTTTATTGGCCACCAGGACACAATGTTTCCGTTAATCAAGATGCCGAAATCATTATGTTTAGTCCACAAAAAGTGCATACACATGTTATCAATCATATGATTGAAATGGTCAAATAA
- a CDS encoding glycosyltransferase family 39 protein, producing MTKKTTILISFIGLKFLLQFLLLSSEYDLQRDEYLHLDQANHLAWGYLSVPPFTSWTSYIIQLLGNSIFWIKFFPALYGALTIYIVWKAIEELNGNLFALILGATCVLFSALMRLNTLYQPNSFDVLSWTVLYFILLKYIKSDDSKWLYIGATVFAIGFLNKYNIIFLLIGLVPSLLITEHRKVFFKPTLYFAISLGLVLILPNLIWQYDNNFPVLHHLKELAETQLVNVNKFDFLKNQLLFFIGSLIVIFASFYALLFFKPFYKYRLFFSSILFTLIAFIYFKAKDYYAIGIYPIYISFGSVYIADILKDGWRKYLQPVAIAIPLLLFIPIFNVAFPNKSPEYIVQHSEKYKKLGLLRWEDGKDHLLPQDFADMLGWKELAQKVDSIYLRLPNKNNTLILCDNYGQAGAINYYTSQKIQAVSFNADYIDWFDLNKKYENLIRVKEAEEINVELQETSPFFQNSTLADSITNQYAREFGTGIFLFTGAKIDIRQRIKDEIAEKKNYR from the coding sequence ATGACAAAAAAGACAACAATTTTAATAAGTTTCATTGGACTTAAATTCTTACTGCAATTTTTACTATTAAGTAGTGAGTACGACTTGCAAAGAGACGAATATTTGCATCTTGACCAAGCAAATCATTTGGCTTGGGGCTATCTTTCGGTTCCACCCTTTACTTCTTGGACATCTTATATTATTCAACTGCTTGGTAATTCAATTTTTTGGATTAAGTTCTTCCCAGCCTTGTATGGGGCATTGACAATTTATATCGTTTGGAAAGCCATTGAAGAATTAAATGGAAATCTGTTTGCGTTGATTTTGGGTGCAACTTGTGTTTTATTTTCTGCACTTATGCGACTAAATACTTTGTATCAACCCAATTCTTTTGACGTACTAAGTTGGACAGTTTTATACTTTATATTGCTAAAATATATCAAATCTGATGATTCAAAATGGCTGTATATAGGAGCAACAGTATTTGCAATAGGCTTTTTAAACAAGTACAACATTATTTTTCTATTAATCGGACTTGTACCTTCATTGCTGATAACAGAACATAGGAAAGTATTTTTTAAACCTACTTTGTATTTTGCCATTTCATTAGGTTTAGTTTTAATCTTGCCTAATCTTATTTGGCAATACGACAATAATTTCCCAGTCTTACACCATTTAAAAGAATTGGCAGAAACGCAATTAGTAAATGTAAATAAATTTGATTTTTTGAAAAATCAGTTGCTCTTTTTTATAGGGTCACTAATAGTAATCTTTGCATCATTTTATGCGTTGCTTTTTTTCAAGCCTTTCTACAAGTATAGACTATTCTTTTCCTCTATCCTCTTTACTTTAATAGCTTTTATTTATTTTAAGGCAAAAGACTATTATGCTATTGGTATTTACCCAATTTATATTTCTTTTGGCTCTGTTTATATCGCAGACATTTTAAAAGACGGTTGGAGAAAATATTTACAACCAGTTGCAATTGCTATTCCCTTACTATTATTTATTCCAATTTTTAATGTTGCGTTTCCAAATAAAAGCCCTGAATACATTGTTCAACATTCAGAAAAATACAAAAAATTAGGTTTACTGCGTTGGGAAGATGGCAAAGACCATTTATTGCCACAAGATTTTGCAGATATGCTTGGTTGGAAAGAATTAGCACAGAAAGTTGATAGCATTTATTTAAGATTACCAAACAAAAATAATACGCTTATTCTTTGCGATAATTATGGACAGGCAGGGGCAATAAATTATTATACAAGTCAAAAAATACAAGCAGTTTCTTTCAATGCTGACTACATAGATTGGTTTGACTTAAATAAAAAATATGAAAACTTAATTAGAGTGAAGGAAGCAGAAGAAATAAATGTAGAATTGCAAGAAACATCGCCTTTTTTTCAAAATTCAACCCTTGCAGACTCAATAACTAATCAATATGCAAGAGAGTTTGGGACAGGAATATTTCTTTTCACAGGTGCAAAAATTGACATTAGACAAAGAATTAAAGATGAAATTGCCGAAAAGAAAAACTACCGCTAA
- a CDS encoding DUF1398 family protein, translating to MNNNDKIKESYKTATSYPDLAKKLSQIGVESYTVDTASGTILYRFKNGENILHEGNHNARTIAENFDSQKTIDAIRNNQQGKSDYPDFMNEIAAAGVRFYEATLSGDNKRVTYIGIGGFYEEAIP from the coding sequence ATGAATAACAACGATAAAATAAAAGAAAGCTATAAAACCGCAACAAGTTATCCTGATCTTGCCAAAAAGCTTAGCCAAATTGGTGTAGAATCATACACTGTTGACACTGCAAGCGGCACTATACTTTATAGGTTTAAAAATGGAGAAAACATTCTGCATGAAGGCAATCACAATGCCAGAACAATTGCAGAAAATTTTGATAGTCAAAAAACCATTGATGCCATCAGAAACAATCAACAAGGCAAATCTGATTATCCTGATTTTATGAACGAAATAGCAGCAGCAGGAGTTCGCTTTTATGAAGCAACACTAAGTGGTGATAATAAAAGAGTAACTTATATTGGAATTGGTGGTTTTTATGAGGAAGCAATTCCTTGA
- a CDS encoding T9SS type A sorting domain-containing protein: protein MKKTLLFISAIASFSLATQKTTAQNLQTISIQSGFNADVVANGVGTSASSTNNDVDGVNFAFVARDFQLTSGSTALTYGLPNNGLINSAVPSPAGLSYQLASYSGNNALRLQNANDAGTLVFTTPIAAVNLYMLATGGSGSCIINATVNFSDATTQTFTGISISDWYGGTNFAIQGIGRINRTNDVLENGGGTNPRLYQIPLAISSGNQPKLIESVTVTKVSGGVPNVFAFSADAYTSCPGPTNITYTSTTDGGVFNWTAPASAPSMGYDYYYSDTATPPTASTTPSGSVGAGVTTVTLTGLNLGVPYYFWVRSNCDTVQGFWQMKTFTTGQMVFTYTAGDINTEYTLNEPTITSTTACTGTLNVTVPSGFQIGSTDVAYTMTTASNGWMSEQRTLLVCTTNNTTEAAITSGVGGTTGTYAYNRTGLSLANGLSGAVSFDLRAWRTYGGSGCNADYNRVNNNSWKITITLTDQLSTAEVTQSKIKVYPVPFTDVIYLDNAQEVKTILVTETTGKLVRTIENPQPEINLSDLNSGLYILSMMMQDGSTQHTKTIKK, encoded by the coding sequence ATGAAAAAAACACTACTATTTATTTCTGCTATTGCATCATTTTCACTAGCTACACAAAAAACAACCGCACAGAATCTACAAACCATTTCCATTCAAAGTGGTTTTAATGCCGATGTTGTTGCCAATGGAGTTGGTACATCTGCTTCATCAACTAATAACGATGTTGACGGAGTAAACTTTGCTTTTGTGGCAAGAGATTTTCAGTTAACTTCAGGAAGTACGGCTTTAACTTATGGATTGCCAAACAACGGACTTATTAACAGTGCTGTTCCTTCACCAGCCGGACTTAGCTATCAATTAGCTTCTTACAGCGGTAATAACGCACTTAGACTTCAAAACGCAAATGACGCAGGGACTTTAGTATTTACCACACCTATTGCGGCAGTCAACTTATACATGTTGGCTACTGGTGGAAGTGGTTCTTGTATTATAAACGCAACAGTAAATTTCTCTGATGCGACAACACAAACCTTCACGGGTATTTCTATTTCTGACTGGTATGGTGGTACTAACTTTGCCATTCAAGGCATTGGAAGGATAAATCGAACGAATGATGTTTTAGAAAATGGAGGAGGAACAAATCCTAGATTGTATCAAATTCCGTTAGCTATAAGTTCGGGTAATCAGCCTAAGCTTATTGAAAGCGTTACTGTTACTAAAGTAAGTGGAGGAGTTCCTAACGTGTTTGCTTTTTCGGCTGATGCTTACACCAGTTGTCCTGGACCAACAAATATTACCTATACTTCAACTACTGATGGAGGAGTATTCAACTGGACAGCACCTGCAAGTGCACCTTCAATGGGTTATGATTACTATTACAGCGATACAGCTACACCTCCAACGGCTTCTACTACGCCTTCAGGAAGTGTTGGAGCAGGAGTAACTACAGTAACCCTAACAGGTTTAAATTTAGGAGTACCTTATTATTTCTGGGTACGTTCTAACTGCGATACCGTTCAAGGTTTCTGGCAAATGAAAACATTCACTACTGGTCAAATGGTGTTTACTTATACTGCTGGTGATATTAATACCGAATACACTCTTAATGAGCCTACAATTACCAGTACAACAGCTTGTACGGGAACTTTAAACGTAACCGTACCATCGGGCTTTCAAATTGGTTCAACAGATGTTGCCTACACCATGACTACTGCCAGCAATGGTTGGATGAGTGAGCAAAGAACACTGTTAGTATGTACTACTAACAATACTACTGAAGCTGCAATTACTTCGGGAGTTGGAGGAACTACAGGAACTTATGCTTACAACAGAACAGGACTTAGTCTTGCTAATGGTCTTTCGGGAGCTGTTAGTTTTGACCTTAGAGCATGGAGAACTTATGGTGGTTCAGGTTGTAATGCAGACTATAACAGAGTAAATAACAACTCTTGGAAAATAACTATTACTTTAACAGACCAGTTGTCTACCGCTGAGGTAACACAATCAAAAATCAAAGTATATCCGGTTCCGTTTACGGATGTGATTTATCTTGATAATGCTCAGGAAGTAAAAACCATTCTTGTTACAGAAACTACAGGAAAATTGGTTAGAACTATCGAAAACCCACAACCAGAAATCAACCTTTCTGATTTAAATTCGGGACTTTACATTCTTAGCATGATGATGCAAGATGGTAGCACACAGCACACCAAAACGATAAAGAAATAA
- a CDS encoding RNA-binding protein, whose product MPTTTIKDGDFCIVIAGTHKGKSGFIKDIKTSKTGHITITVLQKNEVRFKTLAKNVEVTKEE is encoded by the coding sequence ATGCCAACAACAACTATAAAAGATGGTGATTTTTGTATTGTAATTGCAGGAACACACAAAGGAAAATCGGGGTTTATTAAAGATATAAAAACAAGTAAAACAGGGCATATCACTATTACTGTTTTACAGAAAAACGAAGTTAGATTTAAAACACTTGCCAAAAACGTTGAAGTAACAAAAGAGGAATAA
- a CDS encoding MFS transporter has product MGFCFATWASRIPDIKSMLLLSEAGLGTLLFALPAGQLSAMPFSGRTVTKYGSRKVLLIAILLYSFCLTLLGLAGAQWQLAIGLYIFGVCGNFCNIAVNTQGVHTQQLFDKPIMGSFHGSWSLAGFCGALVSLIVMSFGLTPYQHFLVAFGIVALIVLTNYKFIVATKVKKQENKESYSFRKNPDTTLIWLGAIAFCCMASEGIMFDWSGVYFREIVKVPGALVVLGYTSFMISMASGRFLSDILVRKYGVKRVLITSGIVISTGLYMAVLFPYIVPCTVAFMLVGFGVSNVIPTVISIAGNNANVPTGIALTIVSSISFLGFLIGPPLIGFIAELTSLKYSFAIIGVFGVFISVLVSRLKIFK; this is encoded by the coding sequence ATGGGGTTTTGTTTTGCTACCTGGGCTAGCCGTATTCCGGATATTAAATCGATGTTGCTGCTTAGTGAAGCAGGACTGGGAACGTTGCTTTTTGCATTGCCGGCTGGTCAGCTTTCGGCGATGCCTTTTTCGGGGAGAACGGTTACTAAATATGGCAGCCGAAAGGTGTTGCTTATCGCTATCCTACTCTACTCTTTTTGTTTAACGTTACTTGGGTTGGCTGGTGCTCAATGGCAATTGGCGATAGGGTTATACATCTTTGGGGTTTGTGGAAACTTTTGCAACATTGCTGTTAATACGCAAGGCGTTCATACGCAACAATTGTTTGATAAACCTATTATGGGTTCGTTTCATGGTTCGTGGAGTTTGGCGGGTTTTTGTGGTGCGCTGGTTAGTTTGATTGTAATGAGTTTTGGCTTGACGCCTTATCAACATTTTTTAGTTGCTTTTGGTATTGTGGCTCTTATTGTGCTTACGAATTATAAATTTATTGTAGCAACTAAGGTTAAAAAACAAGAAAATAAAGAAAGTTACTCGTTTCGGAAGAATCCTGATACGACTTTGATTTGGCTTGGTGCTATTGCTTTTTGTTGTATGGCTAGCGAAGGCATCATGTTTGACTGGAGTGGTGTTTATTTTAGAGAGATTGTTAAGGTTCCTGGTGCGCTGGTGGTTTTGGGGTATACTTCGTTTATGATTAGCATGGCGAGTGGTCGTTTTTTGAGCGATATTTTGGTGCGCAAGTATGGCGTAAAGCGTGTGCTTATTACTAGTGGCATCGTTATTTCTACGGGATTGTATATGGCGGTGTTGTTTCCTTATATTGTTCCTTGTACTGTGGCTTTTATGTTGGTTGGGTTTGGGGTTTCGAATGTTATCCCTACGGTGATTAGTATTGCTGGGAATAATGCCAATGTGCCTACGGGTATAGCGCTTACTATTGTTTCGAGTATTAGTTTTCTTGGGTTTTTGATTGGTCCGCCGTTGATTGGTTTTATTGCTGAATTGACGAGTTTGAAATATTCGTTTGCTATTATTGGGGTTTTTGGGGTTTTTATTTCGGTGTTGGTGAGTAGGTTGAAGATTTTTAAATAA
- a CDS encoding OsmC family protein, whose protein sequence is MKISASIKSSFQSHEVNVETESNNKNILIAHKAEGYGSSVNGGEFLFLALATCFCNDLYREAIKRNMKIDSVEVKVSGEFGGEGEPAKNISYKVKIEAKEHSDVQINDLITFVDNIAEIHNTLRQGITVELEK, encoded by the coding sequence ATGAAAATCTCTGCATCAATAAAAAGTAGTTTTCAATCACACGAAGTGAATGTTGAAACTGAGAGTAACAATAAAAATATTTTGATTGCTCATAAAGCTGAAGGTTATGGTTCTTCTGTTAATGGCGGGGAATTCCTTTTTTTAGCTCTAGCTACTTGTTTTTGCAATGATTTGTATAGAGAAGCTATTAAAAGAAATATGAAAATAGATTCGGTTGAAGTTAAAGTCTCTGGCGAATTTGGCGGCGAAGGTGAACCCGCAAAAAATATAAGTTACAAAGTAAAAATAGAAGCTAAAGAGCATTCAGATGTTCAAATCAATGATTTAATAACATTTGTAGACAATATAGCAGAAATTCATAACACCTTGCGACAAGGGATAACTGTTGAACTTGAAAAATAA
- a CDS encoding TfoX/Sxy family protein → MAYNEDTVQRIREYFQKKKVDFYEKKMFAGVCFMVDDKMCCGSHIDKKTNQDFLLCRIAPEDYVNALEQENVIPMDFTGKPMKGYIFVTEDGHKTTKELVYWLDLCLKFNPLAKSSKKR, encoded by the coding sequence ATGGCCTATAACGAAGATACTGTACAACGCATCCGTGAATATTTTCAAAAGAAAAAAGTTGACTTCTATGAAAAGAAAATGTTTGCTGGCGTTTGTTTTATGGTAGATGATAAAATGTGTTGTGGTAGCCATATTGATAAAAAAACCAATCAAGATTTTCTTCTTTGCCGAATTGCTCCTGAAGACTATGTAAATGCTTTGGAACAAGAAAACGTAATCCCAATGGATTTTACTGGTAAACCCATGAAAGGTTACATCTTTGTAACCGAAGATGGTCATAAAACAACAAAAGAACTCGTTTATTGGTTAGACCTATGCCTAAAATTCAATCCTTTGGCTAAATCGAGTAAAAAGAGATAA
- a CDS encoding alpha/beta hydrolase-fold protein — translation MKKLHFSILLALLFIVNGFSQQIRAKYTAAVFNQPFTGNVLVYMSKENKEPKEGAVGLERFPCFMVSVKNIQPGQAVTIDDNAVSYPVTLSNIERGEYYVQIVWDRNLGGSSIAKSPGNLYNASQKINITKDTEKVFDITASMVIPELPAFKETKYVKEFKASSALLSNFHAKNMTVNAAVILPKEYYSEPKRKFPVLFNISGYGGDYYRYSGDTLASKPINDIAVIRVFLDGKCALGHSVYANSDNNGPWGDALVKEFIPQLEKDFRCNGAKLLTGHSSGGWSVLWLQTQYPKIFDGCWSSSPDPVDFRNFQKINLYEDKNMFYDKNGTPCLVATVAGFFPWATMKTIYQMENVIYRGEQMHSFDAVFSKKGTNGLPESICDSETGDINKTVFSNWKKYDIALNLKENWESVKSDLDGKVRISVGNQDNFLLNYAVRLLDEQMKQLHSSFQVAYYTGDHFTVFSPEYRKDGDDFLKQRYLDWLAKSNTLKN, via the coding sequence ATGAAGAAACTACATTTTAGTATTTTACTAGCATTATTATTTATAGTTAATGGATTTTCCCAACAAATAAGAGCAAAATATACCGCTGCTGTATTTAATCAACCTTTTACAGGGAATGTATTAGTATACATGTCAAAAGAAAACAAAGAACCTAAAGAAGGTGCTGTAGGTTTAGAGCGTTTTCCGTGCTTTATGGTTTCTGTAAAAAATATTCAACCAGGACAAGCTGTTACTATTGATGATAATGCTGTTTCTTATCCTGTTACACTTTCAAATATTGAACGCGGAGAATATTATGTTCAAATTGTTTGGGACAGAAATCTTGGCGGGAGTTCTATTGCTAAAAGTCCTGGCAATTTATACAATGCCTCCCAAAAAATAAATATTACCAAAGACACCGAAAAAGTTTTTGATATTACTGCATCAATGGTAATTCCAGAGCTTCCTGCATTTAAGGAGACTAAATATGTTAAAGAATTTAAAGCTTCATCTGCATTACTAAGCAATTTTCATGCAAAAAACATGACTGTTAACGCGGCTGTAATTCTACCAAAAGAATACTATAGCGAACCTAAAAGAAAATTCCCTGTATTATTTAACATCTCCGGATATGGAGGTGATTATTATCGCTACTCAGGTGACACCTTAGCCAGCAAACCCATAAATGATATTGCTGTTATCAGAGTCTTTCTTGATGGTAAATGTGCATTAGGCCATTCGGTTTATGCCAATAGCGATAATAATGGTCCATGGGGTGATGCCTTAGTCAAAGAGTTTATTCCACAGCTTGAAAAAGATTTCAGATGCAATGGCGCAAAATTATTAACGGGTCACAGCAGCGGTGGTTGGTCTGTACTTTGGCTTCAAACTCAGTATCCAAAAATATTTGATGGATGTTGGTCTAGCTCACCTGATCCAGTTGACTTCAGAAATTTTCAAAAAATAAATCTATATGAAGATAAGAACATGTTTTATGACAAAAACGGAACACCTTGTCTGGTAGCTACTGTAGCTGGTTTTTTCCCTTGGGCTACTATGAAAACTATTTATCAAATGGAAAATGTCATATATCGCGGTGAACAAATGCATTCTTTTGATGCCGTGTTCAGCAAAAAAGGCACTAACGGATTGCCAGAAAGTATTTGTGATAGCGAAACAGGAGACATAAACAAAACTGTGTTTTCCAATTGGAAAAAATATGATATTGCTTTAAATCTTAAAGAAAACTGGGAATCTGTTAAATCTGATTTAGATGGTAAGGTTCGTATATCTGTTGGAAATCAGGATAATTTTCTGCTCAATTATGCTGTTCGCTTACTCGACGAACAAATGAAACAATTACATTCTTCTTTCCAAGTTGCTTATTACACTGGAGATCACTTTACAGTTTTTTCTCCTGAATATAGAAAGGATGGAGATGATTTTCTGAAACAACGATACCTAGACTGGTTGGCAAAATCAAATACTTTAAAGAACTAA